GAGGGTCACCGTCCCCTCGCTGCCGTCGAGGGCGACGACCGCTTCCGCGGCCGCGATGCCGCGCTCGGCCCCTTCGTCGAACGTCGCTTCGATGTCGTCCCAGGACACGTCGTCCTCGCGGGCGGCCCGGACCGTCGAGAGCACGTCGTCGACGAGGTCGTAGTTGGCGTACAGCAGTTCGGCCTTCTCCCGTTCGGCCTCGGCGTCGGCCTCGAAGTCCTCGATGGCCTGCTCCTGCTGCTGGATGATGCGTTTCTGCTTCTCGATTTCGGCCTCGAAGTCGGGGCGCTGTGTCTCGCCGCCCTCGACCTCCGCCTCCCGCTGGAAGTTGAAGAAGTAGTCGTCGAGCGCGGCGTTGAACTCGGTGAACGACTCGCTGTACAGCGAGTCGTACTCCGCCAGCGGAATCGGCGTCACGTCGATTCGGCGGCGGTCCGGGTCGTCGGCTCCCTCGTCCCCGACCGTCTCGTAGTACACCCGCGGGTCGACGTTCCCCTCACGCAGGCGCGTCCCCATCTCGTCGACGAGTTCGTACAGCCGCTGGAAGTCGGACTCGGTCAGTTCGTCGACGGCGACGTTGTAGTCGATGCCGGCGCGGGTACACAGTTCCTCGCCGTAGAGGCCGCCGAAGTTCAGTTGCGTCGCCAGCGTCCGGACGAGGTCGGAATCGGACTCCCGGATACGGGCGACGAAACCGTCGTAGTCGACGGTCATCGGGTTGAACCGCGCCGACGGGAACTCGTAGGGGGTCCCCGGCGCGACGGTGCGGGACTTGAGCCGCACCGTCTCCAGACAGTCGATGACCTCGCCGTGCTCGTCCAGCACGGCAACGTTCCCGTCGCCGAACAGCTCCGCGACGATAGTGGTCGAGGCGTCGTCGCGGTCGAACTCCAGTTCGATGATGCGGTCGAACTCGAACTGCTCGACGCGGACGAGGTCGGCCCCCGACAGCCGGTTCCGGAGCATCATGGCGAAGTCCGGCGGCCGGCCCGGCGCGTCGGGGACGTGGCTCTGGTCGGCGACGTGGGCGCGCTTGACGTCACCGACCTCGATGAGGAACTCGACGCGTCCGCGGTCGAAGTCCCGGAGCTTCAGTCTGACGAGGTCGTCCTCGGGGTAGAGGTACGCCTTGTCGAGCTTCGCGCCCTCGTAGCCGGCGAGTTCGCCCTCCAGGGCGGCGAGGTCGACGCTCGTCAGTTCCCGCTTGTGGTCCATGTCGGTGGCTGTCGGCGGGCACCCAAAGGCGTTCCGTTACCCGCCGTCGGCGATGGCCTCACCCGTCTCCAGCCCGTTCCGCAGGGCCGCGTGGAGTCGCCCCTCGCCGGCCACCCAGTCCCCGGCGAAGTGCAGGTCGTGCTCGGCCGCACACGACAGCAGGTCGTGGTCGGCCTCCCCCTCGGGCTGGGAGTAGCGCCAGTGCTGGTGGTCGGTCCAGTCCGGGTCGGCCAGCCGGTCGTCGTCGAGCAATCGCGCCGTCCGCGCGGCGATGTCGTCGACGAGCGCGTCGGGGTGTTCGTCGTAGTTCGCAATCGACCACGGCTCGTTCATCTGGACCAGCAGCAGGGATTCGCCGTCGGGGACGTGGCCGTCCTTGCACTCCTCGCGGCCGACCCAGCCGATGTCGTGGTCATTGTCGGCGTTGACCGCGGCGTACCAGGGCACGTCGAGTTCGAAGGGGTAGTGGAGAACGCCGGCGATGACCGTCCGATACGGCACGGCGGCGATTGCCTCCCGAAGCTCCCGGCAGTCGTCGTGGTCCCACCGCGACTGCCCCAGCAGGTCGGCCGTCTGTGGCGCGGGCGGCGTCAACAGCGCGGCGTCGAAGTGGCCGAGGTCGGCCCCGCCGTCGTCTTCGAGCCGCCACCCGTCCCGCTGTCGCTCCAGGCGCTCGACCCGCACGCCGTTCTCCACGTCGACGTCGGCCCCGGCGAACAGCCGCTTTGCGAGCTGCGTGATGCCCGCCTCGTAGGTCCACTTGTGCTCGTCGGCGTCCCGCCCGGCGTCTATCTCCCCCGTCGCGTCGAAGGCGTACACCGGCTCGTCGATGTCGACGAGTCCCTCGGTCGGGAGCGCCACGGTGACCAGTTCCGTCACGCGCTCGTCGTCATCCTTGAGGTAGTTCGCCCCGTACTCGTACGTGCAGTCGCCGTGCCGCCGGGTCGCGGCGCGTCCGCAGACACCGCGGCTCTTCTCGAACACTGTCACGTCGACCGCTTCGCCGCGGAGCGCGTACGTCGCCGCCGCACCGGCAGCGCCGGCACCGACGACTGCGAGGTCACGAGCCATACCGGACTGTCACACGGTGTGAGTAAAAATCCACCACACGACCAGTTCGGACGGTCGTCAGAAGTCAGCGACCCCGGCGGCGGAACCGCCGGCGCGTCCAGCCGACGACGGCCACGCCCGCGACGACCGCCTGCGCGAGTGAGAAGCCGGGACCCTGCGCCGCGGTCGTCGCCCGGTCGTCGTCACTGGCTGGCTCGGAGCCGCTTCCGACCGTGAGTTGGCCCGCCCTCACGCCGTTGACGCGGACGGTGCCGTCGGCCGCCTCGAACTCCGTCTCGACGACCCGCTCCGCCCCGCCTTCGACTCGCACCCGGTCCGTCGCCACCGGGTCGCCGTCGACCGTCACGGTCAGCGTGTCGTTGACCGGCCGCGACCGGGGGTTCCGAACCGTCGTCCGTACGGTCGTGTCGAAGCCCGACCGAACCCAGTCGGCCGACAGCGAGGCGTCCCTGACCCGCAGGTCGGCGGTTCCCTGGCGCTCGGGCCCGTCGGGCTCCGTTTCGGTCCCGGGAGTCGTTCCGGGGTCGGCGGTCGCAGTGGCGGCAGGCGCAGCGCCGCCCGGCGTCCCAGTCTGTGCGGTCGCTCCGTCGGTCGACGGCTCGGTCTCGTCGTCGGTCTCGTCGCCGGACTGAGAGTCGTCGGTCTCGTCCGAGTCGTCACCGTCGTCGGAACCGCCTTCCGTCGCTGGTTCCTCTTGTGTTCCGGTCTCTGGTTCTCCACGTTCGGTCAGTTCCTCGGTCGCGGTTTCTTCGTTTTCGGTCGGTTCTTCTGTCTCAGCCGGCTCCGCAGTGTCGGTCGGCCCGTCCGTAGTAGTCGGTTCCTCGGTCGTAGTTGGTTCCTCAGTCTCGTCTTCCTCCGTGGCCTCTTCCGTTGGAGTGGGCTCTTCAGTTGCAGTTGGTTCCTCGATTTCGGTCGGCTCCTCGGTTTCAGTCTCGTCTTCGTCTGTGGGTTCTTCGGTCTCGGTCGGCTCTTCGGTCACTTCGTTTTCGGCCGGCTCTTCAGTCTCCTCGGTGTCCGTAGAATCCTCCGATTCGTCGTCTTCCGCAGAGTCGGCCGTTTCCTCGCTCTCGGTCGGCCCCTCTGTTTCCTCACTCTCAGTCGACTCTTCCGTCTCCTCTGTCTCCTCGTTCTCCGTCGGCTCCTCCGTCTCTTCGTCGCCGTCCGGTCTGTCCGTCCCGTCGGCCTCGAACAGCGTCCCCGTGAGGTCCTCGAAAATAGACGGGGCAGTGGCGCCGCTTGCGGGGGCGTCCGACGGGGCGCTCCGGGGTCCGGCGTCGAAAGCGAGCACGCCACCGACAGCGAAGGCGGACGCGAGCGCGACGGTGCCGAGAACGACGGCGACGCGGAGTCGGCTGGCATCGCTCATACAGGAGCGTACGGCAGCGCGGGATTAGTTACGGAGCAGCCAAGCCGTCGGTAAGGAGGTCCTTCCCCCGCAGTGGCGTCCCGGAGACGCGGTTACCTCGTCCGGCGGAGGCGAACGAGGCCCGCGAGGAGCGCCAGCGCGAGCACGACCAGTTGGACGGTGAATCCCGGGCCGGACGCCGCGACCGTCTCCGTCGCCGGCTCTGCGCCGCCGCCGGGTTCGGAGTCGCTTGCGGTCTCGGTCGCGTCCGAGCCGACCCGCAGGTCGCCCGCGCTGACGCCGTTGACCGCGACTGCCCCGTCGACGGCCTCAAACTCGATGGTCACGCTGGTCTGTTCGCCGCCGTTGAGTCGGACCGTCCGCGACGCGACCGGGTCACCGTCGACCGTCACGGTCAGCGTCTGTTCGACGACCTCGTCGGTCGGGTTCTCGACCGTCGCCCGCGCCGACGTGTTGAAGCCGGCCCGGACCCAATCGGCAAGCAGGGTCGCCCCGGTCACGGAGAGTTCGGCGGACGGAACGGCCGACGTGTCCGAGGGCGTGGCCGTCGCCGCCGGTGCGGACTCGTTCGTGACCGGCGAGACGACGGCGATGGTCGACAGACGGGGGGACTGCGCCCGGACGGACCGGTTGGGTGCGTCGGCGGTGCTGTTCAGTTGGCCCCAGGTCCCGTTGTGGTACTGGAGCACCCGCACGTCGGCCATCGAGCCGTTGTCCGGCAGCGAGGACGCGTTCAGTGTCAGGGTGTACGTCGCCCGACTGACTGCAGACGCGTTCGCGCCGGCGGTGACGGTCACGTAGCCACGCACACCGTCCGCCTGGACCGCGGTCATGTCGTTGGGCGTCACGTGCGGGCCGAGCATCGTGGCGTTGAACCCGTCGCTCCCGTTGGCCACGTCGAGGGAGAGCGACGAGAGCGTGAACGCCGGCGCGGTCGCGGACGGTCCGGAGCGGTTCAGCGACTGGGTGACCGTCGAGTTCGCTGCGGCCGCCGTCACTCGGACGGCGACGCCGTTGTCGAGGCGAGTCTGCGAGATAGCGGGCGGCGCTGCGCCGCCGCCGGTTTCGGTCTCTGTCTCCTCCGGTTCGTCATCGAAGTCGAATCCGCCACCGCCACCGCCGCCACCACCGCCACCACCGCCGCCACCGTTACTGCTCTCTGCCTCGACGGCGAGCGTCTCGGCGGTGACGCTGCCGATAGCGAGCGACCGGTTGCCCTCGCTGTCGAAGGCGATGCTGAAGGTGACAGTCTCCGTTTGCCCGCCCCCGACCGGGCCGACGGATTTGGACTTGAGCACCCGGGTGCTTTCCGTGAGTTCCGCGGTGTAGTTTCCGCTCTCCGTGCCGACGTTTGCGACCGTCGCCGTCACGGCCACGGACTCGCCTGTCTCGACAGAGTCGTTGCTCAACTGTACGTTCCTGACTTCGAACGTCGCGGGCTGGGTCACCGAAATACTGCCGCCGGCGGTCCCACTGACTGCCACGTCGTACTCACCGCCGCGCTCGAAGACGTAGACGAACGTGACGTCGGTCCGCTGACCGCCGGAGAGGGTCACGTTGGTCGTCTCCACGATTTCGTCGTTGGTCTGGAGTCGTACCTGAGAAGTCCCCGACTCGTCGCCGTCGTTGACGACCGTCGCCGTCACTTCGACGGGGTCGCCCGTCCGAGCGCTCGTCCGGTTCAGTTCGACGGCGGTCGTGTCGAACGCCGCCGGTTCCCTGACTGTGACCGTGCCGGCCCGCTCGCCGTTGACGCCGACCACGTAATTCCCGCTGTCGTTGAACACGTGGGTGTACGTGATTTCGGTCGCTTCGCCGCCCTCCAGCGTCACGTCGCGGCTCTCGACGACGGACCCCGCGACTGAGAACCTCCCGGTGACGGTCCCGGCTTGCCCGCCGGTGTTCGTGACGGTCGCGCGAAGCTCGACAGAGCCGCCCTGGGTCACGGAGTCGCTACTGACCGCCGCGTCGCTGACCTCGAACGACGCCGGTTCGGTGACCGACACGCGGCCCCCGAACTGGTTGTCGACGGCGACGGCTCGCGTCCCCGCATCGCTGAACGACTGGACGAACGTGACGGTCGTCTCTTCGCCGCCGTCCAGTGTCACCGCCTGGGTGTCGATAGTGGTGCCGTCTTCCTGGAGTCGCACGTCGGCCGTCCCGGTCTGGTCACCCTCGTTTCGGACGGTCGCGGTGACGGCTATCGGCTCCCCCGTGAGGACGTCCGTCCGGTTCAGGTCGACGCTAGTGGTTTCGAACGTCGCCGCCTCGGAGACCCGGACCGTCCCGACCCGCTCGCCGTCGAGGTCGATAGGGTACGTTCCGACGGCGGTGAACCGTTCCGTGAACGAGACGGTCGTCGATTCTCCCGGACCCAATTGCAGTTCCCTGGAGCCTGCCGGCTCGTCAGCGACCGTGAGCGGAACCTCGTAGGTGCCGCCCTGGTCGCCGGTGTTCGTGACCGTCGCGGTCACCGCGACGCGTTCCCCCTCGCTCACCCTGGTCGTGTTCAGCGCTCTGTCGGTCACCTCGAATGTGGCTGGCCGGAGGACCGTGACGGTCTGGGTCTCGTCGCCGACCGTGACCTGATACGTTCCGGGTTCGTCGAAGGTGTGCACGTACGTGTCCGTGCCGGATTCGCCCGGTTCGAGGTCGAACCACACCGCGCTGTCGATGTCGTTCCCGCCCTGGACCCAGAACTCCTGCGTTGCGCTCACGAGGCCGTCGTTCTCGGCCGTCACCGTCAGTTCCGCCGTCCCACCACGGGTGACCGTCGTGCGGTTCCACTCGGCACCGGTCACCCGAATATCGGGCTGGCCCACGGTCAGGGTCCCGGCGGTGACGCCGCCGACAGTGACCTCGTGCTCGCCCTCCTCGACCGCACCTTCCGGGCGGTAGAGGAGCGTCTCGTTGACCGTTTCACCGGCGGGGACCGTTACCGACCCACCACCGACCTCCGTGTCCCCGACTTCGATAGGCAGCGTGACGGTTCCGTTCTGCCCGCCGGTGTTTTCGACCCTGACCCACAGTTCCGGCTCGCGGGTTCCGTACCCACCCGTATCTGTGTCGGTGTTGACCTCCGTCTGGAAGAGTCCGGCGTCCAGTACCCGTAGCTCCGGCGGGGCGGCCCCGCCACCGTCGTCCGGTGCTTCGACGGTTATCGCCCGGGTTTCGGCGGCGGTGCCGAACTCGAACGCCCCGGATTCGTCGAAGGT
Above is a window of Haloarcula sp. DT43 DNA encoding:
- the rqcH gene encoding ribosome rescue protein RqcH, translated to MDHKRELTSVDLAALEGELAGYEGAKLDKAYLYPEDDLVRLKLRDFDRGRVEFLIEVGDVKRAHVADQSHVPDAPGRPPDFAMMLRNRLSGADLVRVEQFEFDRIIELEFDRDDASTTIVAELFGDGNVAVLDEHGEVIDCLETVRLKSRTVAPGTPYEFPSARFNPMTVDYDGFVARIRESDSDLVRTLATQLNFGGLYGEELCTRAGIDYNVAVDELTESDFQRLYELVDEMGTRLREGNVDPRVYYETVGDEGADDPDRRRIDVTPIPLAEYDSLYSESFTEFNAALDDYFFNFQREAEVEGGETQRPDFEAEIEKQKRIIQQQEQAIEDFEADAEAEREKAELLYANYDLVDDVLSTVRAAREDDVSWDDIEATFDEGAERGIAAAEAVVALDGSEGTVTLDIDGTRVTVAADEGVEVNADELYKEAKRIEEKKEGALAAIENTREDLEAVKERREAWAADDGEDDADEDESDDGPTDWLSMQSIPTRSTEHWYEQFRWFHTSDGFLVIGGRDADDNEELVQKYLERGDKFFHAQAHGGPVTVLKATGPSEPAKEVDFPQSSLDQAAQFAVSYSSVWKDGKFAGDVYMVDPDQVSKTPESGEYLEKGGFAVRGDRTYFEATPVGVGVGITCEDETRVVGGPPAAIEGQAATTITVEPGQYAQNDIAKRLYREFRSRFADESFVRKVASPDQIQEFLPPGGSRMVEE
- a CDS encoding NAD(P)/FAD-dependent oxidoreductase; amino-acid sequence: MARDLAVVGAGAAGAAATYALRGEAVDVTVFEKSRGVCGRAATRRHGDCTYEYGANYLKDDDERVTELVTVALPTEGLVDIDEPVYAFDATGEIDAGRDADEHKWTYEAGITQLAKRLFAGADVDVENGVRVERLERQRDGWRLEDDGGADLGHFDAALLTPPAPQTADLLGQSRWDHDDCRELREAIAAVPYRTVIAGVLHYPFELDVPWYAAVNADNDHDIGWVGREECKDGHVPDGESLLLVQMNEPWSIANYDEHPDALVDDIAARTARLLDDDRLADPDWTDHQHWRYSQPEGEADHDLLSCAAEHDLHFAGDWVAGEGRLHAALRNGLETGEAIADGG
- a CDS encoding CARDB domain-containing protein; this translates as MGKITGLWLTVLTLLAVVAVSAAPMLGPGVAAASNHGTPTPEGPDIQVQDAGLIDTRADTGAMQTPELDLWVALENTGDVEGEATITVEVGGRAVTVIDTETVAVEPGESTNVTTTYVLETADDGYVGNGEHEVTVNGEPAGTLVVGESDITVTDHSWNTTTVSEGGAVELTVTAENTGAVSGQRDVVTTVDGQSVDAVSFDLEPGETGTDTYVHTFDESGAFEFGTAAETRAITVEAPDDGGGAAPPELRVLDAGLFQTEVNTDTDTGGYGTREPELWVRVENTGGQNGTVTLPIEVGDTEVGGGSVTVPAGETVNETLLYRPEGAVEEGEHEVTVGGVTAGTLTVGQPDIRVTGAEWNRTTVTRGGTAELTVTAENDGLVSATQEFWVQGGNDIDSAVWFDLEPGESGTDTYVHTFDEPGTYQVTVGDETQTVTVLRPATFEVTDRALNTTRVSEGERVAVTATVTNTGDQGGTYEVPLTVADEPAGSRELQLGPGESTTVSFTERFTAVGTYPIDLDGERVGTVRVSEAATFETTSVDLNRTDVLTGEPIAVTATVRNEGDQTGTADVRLQEDGTTIDTQAVTLDGGEETTVTFVQSFSDAGTRAVAVDNQFGGRVSVTEPASFEVSDAAVSSDSVTQGGSVELRATVTNTGGQAGTVTGRFSVAGSVVESRDVTLEGGEATEITYTHVFNDSGNYVVGVNGERAGTVTVREPAAFDTTAVELNRTSARTGDPVEVTATVVNDGDESGTSQVRLQTNDEIVETTNVTLSGGQRTDVTFVYVFERGGEYDVAVSGTAGGSISVTQPATFEVRNVQLSNDSVETGESVAVTATVANVGTESGNYTAELTESTRVLKSKSVGPVGGGQTETVTFSIAFDSEGNRSLAIGSVTAETLAVEAESSNGGGGGGGGGGGGGGGFDFDDEPEETETETGGGAAPPAISQTRLDNGVAVRVTAAAANSTVTQSLNRSGPSATAPAFTLSSLSLDVANGSDGFNATMLGPHVTPNDMTAVQADGVRGYVTVTAGANASAVSRATYTLTLNASSLPDNGSMADVRVLQYHNGTWGQLNSTADAPNRSVRAQSPRLSTIAVVSPVTNESAPAATATPSDTSAVPSAELSVTGATLLADWVRAGFNTSARATVENPTDEVVEQTLTVTVDGDPVASRTVRLNGGEQTSVTIEFEAVDGAVAVNGVSAGDLRVGSDATETASDSEPGGGAEPATETVAASGPGFTVQLVVLALALLAGLVRLRRTR